From a single Micromonospora carbonacea genomic region:
- a CDS encoding cytidine deaminase gives MPESPAAPAALPTPSAPVELSAEDGKLVILARGARGRVGAVEGAAVRDQDGRTYAAASVSLPSLTLTALQLAVASAVAAGATRLEAAVVVTEASTLDGAGHAAVRDLAADAPIHVAAPDGAVLGTVVE, from the coding sequence ATGCCTGAGTCACCCGCCGCGCCCGCCGCGCTACCCACCCCGTCCGCGCCGGTCGAGCTGAGCGCCGAGGACGGCAAGCTGGTCATCCTCGCCCGGGGGGCCCGGGGCCGGGTGGGCGCCGTGGAGGGCGCCGCGGTACGCGACCAGGACGGCCGGACGTACGCGGCGGCGAGCGTGTCGCTGCCCTCGCTGACCCTCACCGCCCTCCAGCTCGCGGTGGCCTCCGCCGTGGCGGCCGGGGCGACCCGGCTGGAGGCCGCCGTCGTGGTGACGGAGGCGTCGACCCTGGACGGGGCGGGGCACGCCGCCGTCCGTGACCTCGCCGCCGACGCGCCGATCCACGTGGCCGCGCCGGATGGTGCCGTCCTCGGCACGGTGGTCGAGTGA
- the era gene encoding GTPase Era: MSDVRSGRPGDAGGGGTRPYRAGFACFVGRPNAGKSTLTNAIVGTKIAITSNKPQTTRHVIRAVLHRPESQLVLVDTPGLHRPRTLLGERLNDLVRSTWSEVDVIGLCIPADEPVGRGDRFITGELAELKATVLAVVTKTDLVDKKRLAEQLLAVSELGEFAAVVPVSAVSGHQLDTLVDVMTGYLPESPQLYPDDMLTDDPEQVLVAELIREAALEGVRDELPHSIAVVVEEMIPEGNLMKIYADVYVERPSQKAIVIGHRASRLKEVGTTARRQIEELLGTRIYLDLHVRVAKDWQRDPRQLRKLGF; this comes from the coding sequence GTGAGCGACGTGCGGAGTGGCCGGCCGGGCGACGCCGGCGGCGGCGGGACGCGCCCGTACCGGGCGGGGTTCGCCTGCTTCGTGGGCCGTCCGAACGCCGGCAAGTCGACGCTGACCAACGCGATCGTCGGCACGAAGATCGCGATCACCTCGAACAAGCCGCAGACCACCCGGCACGTGATCCGGGCCGTGCTGCACCGGCCGGAGTCGCAGCTCGTGCTGGTCGACACCCCCGGGCTGCACCGCCCGCGCACGCTGCTCGGCGAGCGCCTCAACGACCTGGTCCGCTCCACCTGGAGCGAGGTCGACGTGATCGGCCTGTGCATCCCGGCCGACGAGCCGGTCGGCCGGGGCGACCGGTTCATCACCGGGGAACTGGCCGAGCTGAAGGCGACCGTGCTGGCGGTGGTGACCAAGACGGACCTGGTCGACAAGAAGCGGCTGGCCGAGCAGTTGCTGGCGGTCAGCGAGCTGGGCGAGTTCGCGGCCGTGGTGCCGGTCAGCGCCGTCTCCGGGCACCAGCTCGACACGCTGGTCGACGTGATGACCGGCTACCTGCCCGAGTCGCCGCAGCTCTACCCGGACGACATGCTCACCGACGACCCGGAGCAGGTGCTGGTCGCCGAGCTGATCCGGGAGGCGGCGCTGGAGGGGGTCCGCGACGAGCTGCCGCACTCCATCGCCGTGGTGGTGGAGGAGATGATCCCCGAGGGCAACCTCATGAAGATCTACGCCGACGTGTACGTCGAGCGGCCCAGCCAGAAGGCCATCGTGATCGGCCACCGGGCGAGCCGGCTCAAGGAGGTCGGCACCACCGCCCGCCGGCAGATCGAGGAGCTGCTCGGCACCCGCATCTACCTGGACTTGCACGTCCGGGTGGCCAAGGACTGGCAACGCGACCCCAGACAACTCCGCAAACTGGGCTTCTGA
- a CDS encoding acyltransferase family protein codes for MRNRYLDLLRALAIVRVVVYHVTGWATLTLVFPAMSVMFALAGSLMAASLDRSGPSAVRRRLRRLLPSLWVLAAIFVPAMLLAGLPLTPKVLLWAFPVADPPANYWGALALSVIWYLRDYLWFVFASPVALWLFRRAPWPTLLAPYALLATIEFGLLPAAPTVLREFGLYFGAWLLGFAHHDGLLRRTANRVLVPAALALGVAGAAWIVTHPGPRGYDLNDIPLGNALWSAAFILVAIGRAPASAAWVDRSAVAGRAVTVLNRRALTVYLWHMPFVVALTPLVDVVGWSHQDPVGLAIRVVLVFALVGAVTALVGWVEDVAARRPPELFPGSARPVPARGGAPGRSVPARGDAPGRPVPAGGAPVPVSPAPAGPGRVVLPAPRAPEEHTLKLSAR; via the coding sequence ATGCGAAACCGGTACCTGGATCTGCTCCGTGCCCTGGCGATCGTCCGTGTCGTCGTCTACCACGTGACCGGTTGGGCCACGCTGACCCTGGTCTTCCCGGCCATGTCGGTGATGTTCGCGCTCGCCGGGTCGCTGATGGCGGCGTCGCTGGACCGGTCCGGCCCGTCGGCGGTCCGCCGGCGGCTGCGCCGCCTGCTGCCCTCGCTGTGGGTGCTGGCCGCGATCTTCGTCCCCGCCATGCTGCTCGCCGGGCTGCCGCTGACGCCGAAGGTGCTGCTGTGGGCGTTCCCGGTCGCCGACCCGCCCGCCAACTACTGGGGGGCGCTGGCGCTCAGCGTGATCTGGTACCTGCGCGACTACCTGTGGTTCGTGTTCGCCTCGCCCGTCGCGCTGTGGCTGTTCCGGCGGGCCCCGTGGCCCACCCTGCTCGCCCCGTACGCGCTGCTGGCCACCATCGAGTTCGGACTGTTGCCCGCCGCGCCCACCGTGCTGCGGGAGTTCGGCCTCTACTTCGGCGCGTGGCTGCTCGGCTTCGCCCACCACGACGGGCTGCTGCGGCGTACGGCCAATCGGGTGCTGGTACCGGCGGCGCTGGCCCTCGGCGTCGCCGGGGCGGCGTGGATCGTCACCCACCCCGGCCCGCGCGGGTACGACCTGAACGACATCCCGCTGGGCAACGCGCTCTGGTCGGCGGCGTTCATCCTCGTGGCGATCGGCCGGGCCCCGGCGTCGGCGGCCTGGGTGGACCGTTCCGCCGTGGCGGGCCGGGCGGTGACGGTGCTGAACCGGCGGGCGCTCACCGTCTACCTGTGGCACATGCCGTTCGTGGTGGCGCTCACCCCGCTGGTCGACGTGGTCGGTTGGTCCCATCAGGACCCGGTGGGCCTGGCGATCCGGGTGGTGCTGGTCTTCGCGCTGGTCGGCGCGGTCACCGCGCTGGTCGGCTGGGTGGAGGACGTCGCCGCCCGCCGGCCCCCGGAGCTGTTCCCCGGCAGCGCCCGCCCCGTGCCGGCCCGAGGGGGCGCCCCCGGCCGTTCCGTGCCGGCCCGCGGGGACGCCCCCGGCCGCCCCGTGCCGGCCGGCGGCGCCCCCGTGCCCGTCAGCCCCGCGCCGGCCGGGCCCGGCCGGGTGGTGCTGCCCGCGCCCCGCGCCCCCGAGGAGCACACGCTCAAGCTCAGCGCGCGGTGA
- a CDS encoding DUF4097 family beta strand repeat-containing protein — translation MASHRTAPATRPALPARAVAVGAAATLVLLAGCDNLSLRRLDFDDVESTRIARVTVLPGSGDVTVVGSGPAGQVRIKRVLRYHGDQPGARYEIRGDELVLDSDCGDRCSISYEVTAPEGIAVNGETGSGNVVLSRVGVVDVRLGSGNLEITRATGPVRAETDSGNVEVDDVRGPATLRAGSGNVTGSRLGGQVDAETDSGDVTVELSAPASVRAHAGSGDVQVVVPAGRYRVRSDVGTGETELGIVDDPGAPLLLDLAADSGDVAVTAR, via the coding sequence ATGGCCTCGCACCGGACCGCCCCCGCCACGCGCCCCGCCCTCCCCGCCCGCGCCGTCGCCGTCGGGGCGGCCGCCACCCTGGTCCTCCTCGCCGGGTGCGACAACCTGTCGCTGCGCCGGCTGGACTTCGACGACGTCGAGTCGACGCGGATCGCCCGGGTCACCGTGCTGCCGGGCTCGGGCGACGTGACGGTCGTCGGCAGCGGCCCCGCCGGCCAGGTCCGGATCAAGCGGGTGCTGCGCTACCACGGCGACCAGCCCGGGGCCCGGTACGAGATCCGGGGCGACGAGCTGGTGCTCGACTCCGACTGCGGTGACCGCTGCTCGATCTCCTACGAGGTGACCGCCCCGGAGGGCATCGCCGTGAACGGCGAGACCGGGTCGGGCAACGTCGTGCTGAGCCGGGTCGGCGTGGTGGACGTGCGGCTCGGCTCCGGGAACCTGGAGATCACCCGGGCGACCGGCCCCGTGCGGGCCGAGACCGACTCCGGCAACGTCGAGGTCGACGACGTGCGCGGCCCGGCGACCCTGCGCGCCGGGTCGGGCAACGTCACGGGCAGCCGCCTGGGCGGTCAGGTGGACGCCGAGACCGACTCCGGCGACGTCACCGTCGAACTGTCCGCCCCGGCCTCGGTGCGGGCGCACGCCGGCAGCGGCGACGTGCAGGTCGTCGTGCCCGCCGGCCGGTACCGGGTGCGCTCGGACGTCGGCACCGGCGAGACCGAGCTGGGCATCGTGGACGATCCGGGCGCGCCGCTGCTGCTCGACCTGGCCGCCGACAGCGGCGACGTGGCGGTCACCGCGCGCTGA